The sequence GTCGCTGGGTCCGGCGTGACTAGGGTGCATCTAGACAAATTTGATTAGTTCGGAGGGGTCATGCCGGAGGAGCACCAGTCGGAGCAGCAGCAGGAGCGGTCGGAGCAACCGGACGAGCAACCCGACGAGTCACCCATCGACAGTCCGACGGGCTGGGTCGCGGCGCACATCCGCCGCTACGACCGCAGCGGCGGAAAGGAGGGGGCGAAGTGGTACGGGCTCGACACCCTGCTCCTGACCACCCGCGGCCGGAAATCGGGAAAGCTGCGCCGCACCGCGGTGATCTACGGCCGGGACGGCGAGAACGTCATCGTGGTCGGATCGAACGGCGGAAAGCCCGAGCATCCGCTCTGGTATCTCAATCTCGTCGCCTCGCCGGACGCCCATGTCCAGATCGGTGAGGAGCATCTCGACGT is a genomic window of Streptomyces sp. NBC_00414 containing:
- a CDS encoding nitroreductase family deazaflavin-dependent oxidoreductase translates to MPEEHQSEQQQERSEQPDEQPDESPIDSPTGWVAAHIRRYDRSGGKEGAKWYGLDTLLLTTRGRKSGKLRRTAVIYGRDGENVIVVGSNGGKPEHPLWYLNLVASPDAHVQIGEEHLDVRARTATEEEKPDLWKLMTGLFPQYKSYQKKTTRDIPVVILEPVET